A single Pseudomonas sp. MM223 DNA region contains:
- the ramA_1 gene encoding (R)-stereoselective amidase (*Name ramA_1), whose product MRIALFQGAPKPLDVPGNLQRLRHQAQLAAERGAQLLVCPEMFLTGYNIGLAQVERLAEANDGQAAMDVVEIAQAHRIAIVYGYPERGDDGAIYNSVQLIDAHGRSLSNYRKTHLFGELDRAMFSAGADHFPVVDLDGWKVGLLICYDIEFPENARRLALGGAELILVPTANMAPYDFVCQVTVRARAQENQCYLVYANYCGSEEEIHYCGQSSIIGPDGSLLAMGGRDECLLMAELEHKQVVQGRQAFPYLTDLRQELHLRKG is encoded by the coding sequence ATGCGCATTGCTCTGTTCCAGGGCGCCCCCAAGCCACTGGACGTGCCCGGCAACCTGCAACGGCTGCGTCACCAGGCGCAGTTGGCAGCCGAACGCGGCGCACAGTTGCTGGTGTGCCCGGAAATGTTCCTGACCGGCTACAACATCGGCCTGGCCCAGGTCGAGCGCCTGGCCGAAGCCAACGATGGCCAGGCCGCGATGGACGTGGTGGAGATCGCCCAGGCACACCGGATCGCTATCGTCTATGGCTACCCCGAGCGTGGCGATGATGGGGCGATCTACAACAGTGTGCAGTTGATCGATGCGCATGGCCGCAGCCTGAGCAACTACCGCAAGACCCACCTGTTCGGTGAGCTGGACCGCGCGATGTTCAGCGCCGGCGCCGACCACTTCCCGGTGGTGGATCTGGACGGTTGGAAAGTCGGCCTGCTGATCTGTTACGACATCGAGTTCCCGGAGAACGCCCGACGCTTGGCGCTGGGCGGTGCCGAACTGATTCTGGTGCCGACGGCGAACATGGCCCCGTACGACTTTGTCTGCCAGGTGACCGTGAGGGCGCGGGCGCAGGAAAACCAGTGCTACCTGGTGTATGCCAATTATTGCGGCTCGGAAGAAGAGATCCACTATTGCGGGCAGAGCAGCATCATCGGGCCGGATGGCAGCCTGCTGGCCATGGGCGGGCGGGATGAATGCCTGTTGATGGCGGAGCTGGAGCATAAGCAAGTGGTGCAGGGGCGGCAGGCATTTCCTTACCTGACTGATTTGCGTCAGGAGCTGCATCTGCGTAAAGGCTGA
- the pqqD gene encoding PqqA binding protein (*Name pqqD) — translation MSFDRNQVPNWRPGYRFQYEPAQKGHVLLYPEGMIKLNESASLIGGLIDGQRDVAAIISELEQQFPDVPEVADDIEQFMEVARAEHWIVLA, via the coding sequence ATGAGTTTTGATCGCAATCAGGTGCCGAACTGGCGCCCTGGCTACCGCTTCCAGTACGAGCCGGCGCAAAAGGGCCATGTGTTGCTTTACCCCGAAGGCATGATCAAGCTGAACGAAAGCGCCAGCCTGATAGGTGGCCTGATCGACGGCCAGCGCGACGTGGCAGCCATCATCAGCGAACTCGAACAGCAATTCCCCGATGTTCCGGAAGTAGCCGATGACATCGAGCAGTTCATGGAGGTGGCCCGTGCCGAACACTGGATCGTCCTCGCCTGA
- the lpxD_1 gene encoding UDP-3-O-(3-hydroxymyristoyl)glucosamine N-acyltransferase (*Name lpxD_1): MNLDLLLECWRLEVSNKKRPRRCISLLFNVLRRARKDNKLRFLFAFRLAQYLDARGGLARRHARRMQQRLNLKYAVDIDIGAQIAPGLRIAHLPGVVITRHVSIGRNFFIRQNCSIGIKTLGLAEYALRIGDNVSMGANSCIVSDRIEIGDDVVIGAMSLVTRDVPAGMTFYNQRQVEMQPRVG, translated from the coding sequence GTGAACCTCGACCTCCTGCTCGAATGCTGGCGACTGGAAGTCTCCAACAAGAAAAGGCCAAGACGCTGCATCAGCCTGCTGTTCAACGTGCTGCGCCGTGCACGCAAGGACAACAAGCTGCGCTTTCTTTTCGCCTTCCGCCTGGCCCAGTACCTCGACGCCCGCGGTGGCCTGGCCCGGCGTCACGCCCGGCGCATGCAGCAGCGGCTCAACCTCAAGTACGCGGTGGACATCGACATCGGCGCCCAGATCGCCCCCGGCCTGCGCATCGCGCACCTGCCGGGGGTGGTGATCACCCGGCACGTGAGCATCGGGCGCAATTTTTTCATCCGGCAAAACTGCTCGATCGGCATCAAGACCCTCGGGTTGGCGGAATACGCGTTGCGCATTGGCGACAATGTGAGCATGGGCGCCAACAGTTGCATCGTTTCTGACCGTATCGAGATTGGTGACGACGTGGTGATCGGCGCGATGTCGCTGGTTACGCGGGATGTTCCGGCTGGAATGACCTTCTACAACCAGCGGCAGGTCGAGATGCAGCCGAGGGTGGGGTAG
- the pqqB gene encoding Coenzyme PQQ synthesis protein B (*Name pqqB) produces MQPARALRDTGINAIVLLDSQIDHTTGLLSLREGCPHQVWCTDMVHQDLTTGFPLFNMLSHWNGGLQWNRIALAGSFVIDACPNLRFTPFPLRSAAPPYSPHRFDPHPGDNLGLLVEDTRTGGKLFYAPGLGQVDEKLLAMMHGADCLLVDGTLWEDDEMQRRGVGTRTGREMGHLAQNGPGGMLEVLDGFPRQRKVLIHINNTNPILDEDSPERAEVLRRGVEVAFDGMSIEL; encoded by the coding sequence ATGCAGCCGGCACGGGCCCTGCGCGACACCGGCATCAACGCCATTGTCCTGCTGGACAGCCAGATCGACCATACCACCGGCCTGCTCAGCCTGCGTGAGGGCTGCCCGCACCAGGTGTGGTGCACCGACATGGTCCACCAGGACCTGACGACCGGTTTCCCGCTGTTCAACATGCTCAGCCACTGGAACGGTGGCCTGCAGTGGAACCGCATCGCGCTGGCAGGCAGCTTCGTGATCGACGCCTGCCCGAACCTGCGCTTTACCCCGTTCCCCCTGCGCAGCGCTGCGCCGCCCTACTCACCCCACCGCTTCGACCCGCACCCGGGCGATAACCTGGGCCTGCTGGTCGAGGATACCCGCACCGGCGGCAAGCTGTTCTACGCCCCGGGCCTGGGCCAGGTAGACGAAAAGCTGCTGGCGATGATGCACGGCGCCGACTGCCTGCTGGTCGACGGCACACTGTGGGAAGACGACGAAATGCAGCGCCGTGGTGTGGGCACCCGCACCGGCCGCGAGATGGGCCACCTGGCACAGAACGGCCCTGGCGGCATGCTGGAAGTGCTCGACGGCTTCCCGCGCCAGCGCAAGGTACTTATCCACATCAACAACACCAACCCGATACTCGACGAAGACTCGCCCGAGCGCGCCGAAGTGCTGCGCCGCGGTGTGGAAGTGGCCTTCGATGGCATGAGCATCGAGTTGTAA
- the iaaM gene encoding Tryptophan 2-monooxygenase (*Name iaaM): MNKKNRHPADGKKPITIFGPDFPFAFDDWLEHPAGLGSIPAERQGEEVAIVGAGIAGLVAAYELMKLGLKPVVYEASKLGGRLRSQAFNGTDGIIAELGGMRFPVSSTAFYHYVDKLGLETKPFPNPLTPASGSTVIDLEGQTYYAEKTADLPKLFHEVADAWADALESGAQFADIQQAIRDRDVPRLKELWNKLVPLWDDRTFYDFVATSRSFAKLSFQHREVFGQVGFGTGGWDSDFPNSMLEIFRVVMTNCDDHQHLVVGGVEQVPQGIWRHVPERCAHWPEGTSLSGLHGGAPRTGVKRIARAADGRLAVTDNWGDTRHYGAVLATCQTWLLTTQIDCEESLFSQKMWMALDRTRYMQSSKTFVMVDRPFWKDKDPQTGRDLMSMTLTDRLTRGTYLFDNGDDKPGVICLSYAWMSDALKMLPHPVEKRVQLALDALKKIYPKTDIAGHIIGDPITISWEADPHFLGAFKGALPGHYRYNQRMYAHFMQQDMPAEQRGMFIAGDDVSWTPAWVEGAVQTSLNAVWGIMNHFGGQTHPENPGPGDVFDEIGPIALAD; the protein is encoded by the coding sequence ATGAACAAGAAAAACCGCCACCCCGCCGACGGCAAAAAGCCCATCACCATCTTCGGCCCGGACTTCCCGTTCGCCTTCGACGACTGGCTGGAGCACCCTGCGGGCCTGGGCAGCATTCCGGCTGAGCGCCAGGGTGAAGAAGTGGCCATCGTGGGTGCCGGTATCGCCGGCCTGGTGGCGGCTTACGAGCTGATGAAGCTGGGCCTGAAGCCGGTGGTGTACGAGGCGTCCAAGCTGGGAGGCCGGCTGCGTTCGCAAGCCTTCAACGGCACCGACGGGATCATCGCCGAACTGGGCGGCATGCGCTTCCCGGTGTCGTCCACTGCCTTCTACCACTATGTGGATAAACTCGGCCTGGAGACCAAGCCCTTCCCCAACCCGCTGACCCCGGCGTCGGGCAGTACGGTGATCGACCTGGAAGGCCAGACCTACTACGCCGAAAAAACCGCCGACCTGCCCAAGCTGTTCCATGAAGTGGCCGACGCCTGGGCCGACGCGCTGGAAAGCGGCGCCCAGTTCGCCGACATCCAGCAAGCCATCCGCGATCGGGACGTGCCGCGCCTGAAGGAACTGTGGAACAAGCTGGTACCGCTGTGGGACGACCGCACCTTCTACGACTTTGTCGCCACCTCGCGCTCGTTCGCCAAACTGAGCTTCCAGCACCGCGAAGTGTTCGGCCAGGTCGGCTTTGGCACCGGTGGTTGGGACTCGGACTTCCCCAACTCGATGCTGGAAATCTTCCGCGTGGTGATGACCAACTGCGACGACCACCAGCACCTGGTAGTTGGCGGCGTGGAGCAGGTGCCCCAAGGCATCTGGCGCCATGTGCCGGAGCGCTGCGCCCACTGGCCAGAGGGCACCAGCCTGAGCGGCCTGCATGGCGGCGCGCCGCGCACCGGGGTCAAGCGCATTGCCCGTGCCGCCGATGGCCGCCTGGCGGTCACCGACAACTGGGGCGATACCCGGCACTACGGCGCCGTGCTCGCCACCTGCCAGACCTGGCTGCTGACTACCCAGATCGACTGCGAGGAGTCGCTGTTCTCGCAAAAGATGTGGATGGCCCTGGATCGCACCCGCTACATGCAGTCGTCGAAGACGTTCGTGATGGTCGACCGGCCGTTCTGGAAGGACAAGGACCCGCAAACCGGTCGCGACCTGATGAGCATGACCCTCACCGACCGCCTCACCCGTGGTACTTACCTGTTCGACAACGGCGACGACAAGCCGGGGGTGATCTGCCTGTCCTACGCCTGGATGAGCGACGCGCTAAAAATGCTGCCGCACCCGGTAGAAAAGCGGGTGCAACTGGCCCTGGATGCGCTGAAGAAGATCTACCCAAAGACCGATATCGCCGGGCACATCATCGGCGACCCGATCACCATTTCCTGGGAAGCCGACCCGCACTTCCTCGGTGCCTTCAAAGGAGCGCTGCCGGGCCACTACCGCTACAACCAGCGCATGTATGCACACTTCATGCAGCAGGACATGCCAGCCGAGCAGCGCGGCATGTTCATCGCCGGTGACGACGTGTCGTGGACCCCGGCGTGGGTAGAAGGCGCCGTGCAGACATCGCTGAATGCGGTGTGGGGTATCATGAACCACTTCGGTGGCCAGACCCACCCGGAAAACCCCGGCCCGGGCGATGTGTTTGACGAAATCGGCCCGATCGCCCTGGCAGACTGA
- a CDS encoding IS5 family transposase ISPa41, with translation MSQMSFSDFEYAGKRKQTRRERFLAEMDQVVPWAGLLELIEPFYPKAGGDRKPYPLETMLRIHLLQNWFSLSDPAMEVALYEITPMRQFARLTLSAPIPEDTTIMNFRHLLKKHQLAPAILAVINGYLQEKGLPLRQGTIVDATIIHAPSSTKNKEGKRDPEMHQTKKGGQYFFGMKAHIGADVESGLVHHVHGTAANVADVTQVAELLHGEENAVYADAGYTGVERREEHENRGVIWQIAARRSTYSKLNQRSVLYKAKRKIEFCKAQTRAKVEHPFRVIKRQFGYVKVRFRGLMKNTAQLTTLFALANLWRVRKQLMGMGEVRV, from the coding sequence ATGAGCCAGATGAGCTTTTCCGACTTTGAGTACGCCGGCAAGCGCAAGCAAACCCGCCGAGAGCGCTTCCTCGCCGAAATGGATCAGGTGGTGCCCTGGGCAGGCCTGCTGGAGCTGATCGAACCGTTCTACCCCAAGGCCGGCGGCGATAGAAAACCCTATCCTCTGGAAACCATGCTGCGCATCCATCTGTTGCAGAACTGGTTCTCCCTGAGCGACCCGGCCATGGAAGTAGCGCTCTACGAAATCACGCCCATGCGCCAGTTCGCACGCCTGACGCTGAGCGCGCCAATCCCCGAAGACACCACGATCATGAACTTCCGGCACTTGCTGAAGAAGCATCAGCTCGCACCGGCAATCCTTGCGGTCATCAATGGTTATCTGCAGGAAAAAGGCCTGCCGCTGCGCCAAGGCACCATCGTCGATGCCACCATTATTCATGCCCCCAGCTCGACCAAAAATAAAGAAGGCAAGCGTGATCCCGAGATGCACCAGACCAAGAAAGGCGGTCAGTATTTCTTCGGGATGAAGGCGCACATCGGTGCCGATGTCGAGTCCGGCCTGGTGCATCACGTCCATGGCACCGCTGCCAATGTGGCCGATGTCACGCAGGTGGCTGAACTGCTGCATGGCGAAGAAAACGCCGTGTATGCAGATGCCGGTTACACCGGTGTCGAAAGGCGCGAAGAGCATGAAAATCGGGGGGTGATCTGGCAGATTGCAGCGCGTCGCAGCACCTATTCCAAGCTGAACCAGCGCAGCGTACTGTACAAAGCCAAGCGCAAGATCGAGTTCTGCAAGGCTCAGACACGGGCCAAGGTCGAGCATCCGTTTCGCGTGATCAAGCGGCAGTTTGGTTACGTGAAAGTACGTTTTCGTGGGCTGATGAAAAACACGGCTCAGTTGACCACGCTGTTCGCCCTGGCAAACCTGTGGAGGGTTCGAAAACAGCTCATGGGTATGGGTGAGGTTCGCGTTTAA
- the decR_1 gene encoding DNA-binding transcriptional activator DecR (*Name decR_1) yields MSDSRSITLDEIDRQLIALLQINARESVATLARQLGIARTTVNSRLERLEKNKVISGYGVRLGQGVIGGGLQAYVGIKVQPRSGKEVVRRLSAMGQVQQLCAVSGEFDYVAWLRTDSPEQLDQLLDQIGSVDGVEKTTTSIILSSKVDRGHPL; encoded by the coding sequence ATGTCGGATTCCCGCTCCATTACGCTGGATGAAATCGATCGCCAGCTGATCGCCCTGCTACAGATCAACGCCCGCGAAAGCGTCGCCACCCTCGCCCGCCAGCTGGGCATCGCCCGCACCACCGTGAACTCGCGGCTGGAACGGTTGGAGAAGAACAAGGTTATCTCCGGCTATGGCGTGCGCCTGGGCCAAGGTGTGATAGGCGGCGGGCTGCAAGCGTATGTGGGGATCAAGGTGCAGCCGCGCTCCGGCAAGGAAGTGGTGCGCCGTCTGAGTGCCATGGGGCAGGTGCAGCAGTTGTGCGCGGTAAGCGGAGAATTCGACTATGTGGCTTGGCTGCGTACAGACTCGCCCGAGCAACTGGACCAGTTGCTCGACCAGATTGGCAGTGTCGACGGGGTAGAAAAAACCACCACATCAATCATCCTCAGCAGCAAGGTGGACCGTGGGCACCCGCTCTGA
- the pqqE gene encoding PqqA peptide cyclase (*Name pqqE), protein MPNTGSSSPELPPTPEVGLPLWLLAELTYRCPLQCPYCSNPLDFAAQGQELSTEQWFKVMAEAREMGAAQIGFSGGEPLVRQDLAELIGEARRLGYYTNLITSGIGLTEARIADFKKAGLDHIQISFQASDEQVNNLLAGSKKAFAQKLEMARAVKAHGYPMVLNFVTHRHNIDKTDRIIELCIALEADFVELATCQFYGWAHLNRLGLLPTRAQLERAERITNEYREKLKAEGNPCKLIFVTPDYYEERPKACMNGWGNLFLTITPDGTALPCHGARQLPVQFPNVRDHDLHHIWYESFGFNRFRGYEWMREPCRSCDEKEKDFGGCRCQAFMLTGDASNADPVCAKSADHGIILKAREEAETAQLAIEQMTFRNDRNSRVIARG, encoded by the coding sequence GTGCCGAACACTGGATCGTCCTCGCCTGAGTTGCCGCCTACGCCCGAGGTCGGCCTGCCGCTGTGGCTGCTGGCCGAGCTGACCTACCGCTGCCCGCTGCAGTGCCCATACTGCTCCAACCCGCTGGACTTTGCCGCCCAGGGCCAGGAGCTGAGCACCGAACAGTGGTTCAAGGTCATGGCCGAAGCGCGGGAAATGGGCGCCGCGCAAATCGGCTTTTCCGGCGGTGAACCGCTGGTGCGCCAGGACCTTGCCGAACTGATCGGCGAAGCCCGCCGGCTGGGGTACTACACCAACCTGATCACCTCGGGCATCGGCCTGACCGAAGCGCGCATCGCCGACTTCAAGAAGGCCGGCCTGGACCATATCCAGATCAGCTTCCAGGCCAGCGACGAGCAGGTCAACAACCTGCTGGCCGGCTCGAAGAAGGCCTTTGCGCAGAAGCTGGAGATGGCCCGTGCGGTAAAGGCCCACGGCTACCCGATGGTGCTCAACTTCGTCACCCATCGGCACAACATCGACAAAACCGACCGCATCATCGAGCTGTGCATTGCCCTGGAAGCCGACTTCGTCGAGCTTGCCACCTGCCAGTTCTACGGCTGGGCGCACCTCAACCGCCTGGGCCTGCTGCCGACCCGTGCCCAGCTGGAGCGGGCCGAGCGCATCACCAACGAGTACCGGGAAAAGCTCAAGGCCGAGGGCAACCCGTGCAAGCTGATCTTCGTCACGCCCGACTATTACGAAGAACGCCCCAAAGCCTGCATGAATGGCTGGGGCAACCTGTTCCTCACCATTACCCCGGACGGCACCGCGCTGCCCTGCCACGGCGCCCGCCAGCTGCCCGTGCAGTTCCCCAATGTACGCGACCATGACTTGCACCATATCTGGTATGAGTCGTTTGGCTTCAACCGCTTTCGTGGTTATGAGTGGATGCGCGAACCGTGCCGCTCCTGTGACGAAAAAGAAAAGGACTTTGGCGGCTGTCGCTGCCAGGCCTTCATGCTGACCGGCGATGCCAGCAACGCCGACCCGGTGTGCGCCAAGTCGGCCGACCACGGCATCATCCTCAAGGCCCGCGAGGAGGCGGAAACCGCCCAGCTCGCCATTGAACAGATGACCTTCCGCAATGATCGAAACTCCCGTGTCATCGCCCGCGGCTGA
- the pqqC gene encoding Pyrroloquinoline-quinone synthase (*Name pqqC), translating into MSDALPMSPAEFEQALRAKGAYYHIHHPYHVAMYQGRATREQIQGWVANRFYYQVNIPMKDAAILANCPDREVRREWIQRLLDHDGAPGEDGGIEAWLRLGQAVGLDPDQLRSQELVLPGVRFAVDAYVNFARRASWQEAASSSLTELFAPQIHQSRLDSWPQHYPWIDPAGYAYFRTRLGQARRDVEHGLAITLQHYTTRAGQERMLEILQFKLDILWSMLDAMSMAYELNRPPYHSVTQDRVWHKGITL; encoded by the coding sequence ATGAGCGACGCACTGCCAATGTCCCCTGCCGAATTCGAGCAGGCCCTGCGCGCCAAGGGCGCCTATTACCATATCCATCACCCGTACCACGTGGCGATGTACCAAGGCCGCGCCACCCGCGAGCAGATCCAGGGTTGGGTAGCCAACCGCTTCTACTACCAGGTCAACATCCCGATGAAGGATGCCGCGATCCTGGCCAACTGCCCTGACCGCGAAGTACGCCGCGAGTGGATCCAGCGCCTGCTCGACCACGACGGCGCACCGGGCGAGGACGGTGGCATCGAAGCCTGGCTGCGCCTGGGCCAGGCCGTTGGCCTCGACCCGGACCAGCTGCGCTCCCAGGAACTGGTACTGCCCGGCGTACGCTTTGCCGTGGACGCCTACGTCAACTTTGCACGCCGCGCCAGCTGGCAGGAAGCGGCCAGCAGCTCGCTGACCGAACTGTTTGCCCCGCAAATCCACCAGTCGCGTCTGGACAGCTGGCCGCAGCACTATCCGTGGATCGACCCGGCCGGCTACGCGTACTTCCGCACTCGCCTGGGCCAGGCCCGGCGTGACGTGGAGCACGGCCTGGCGATTACCCTGCAGCACTACACCACCCGCGCGGGCCAGGAGCGTATGCTGGAGATCCTGCAGTTCAAGCTGGATATCCTCTGGAGCATGCTCGACGCCATGAGCATGGCCTACGAGCTGAACCGCCCGCCTTATCACTCTGTCACCCAGGACCGGGTGTGGCACAAGGGGATCACCCTATGA
- the argD_1 gene encoding Acetylornithine aminotransferase (*Name argD_1), with the protein MNLFNLRRSAPAAVAEPKRAPVIVPHADELSRDRLMPSAERAAQVFVRGQGSWLWDNEGHAYLDFTQGGAVNSLGHSPSVLVKALGNQAQALINPGSGFHSRGLLGLVNRLCQSTGSEQAYLLNSGAEACEGAIKLARKWGQLHRNGAYHIITASQACHGRSLGALSASDPLPCNRCEPGLPGFSKVPFNDLAALHAAVDSRTVAIMLEPIQGEAGVIPATQEYLKGVETLCRELGILLILDEVQTGIGRCGALLAEELYGVRADIITLGKGLGGGVPLAALLARGTACCAEPGELEGSHHGNALMCAAGLAVLDTVLEPGFFAHVQDNGRHLREGLSRLAGRYGQGEVRGQGLLWALQLKENLAKELVAAALHEGLLLNAPQADVVRFSPALTVSKGNIDEMLLRLARAFARLHAQQQARREVPA; encoded by the coding sequence ATGAACCTGTTCAACCTGCGCCGCTCGGCCCCTGCCGCTGTCGCCGAGCCCAAGCGTGCGCCGGTGATCGTGCCGCACGCTGATGAGTTGTCGCGTGATCGCCTGATGCCCAGCGCCGAACGGGCAGCGCAGGTGTTCGTGCGTGGTCAGGGTTCCTGGTTGTGGGACAACGAAGGGCACGCCTACCTGGACTTCACCCAGGGCGGTGCGGTCAACAGCCTGGGCCACAGCCCCAGCGTACTGGTGAAAGCGCTGGGCAACCAGGCCCAGGCGCTGATCAACCCGGGCTCGGGCTTCCATAGCCGTGGCCTGCTGGGGTTGGTCAACCGCCTGTGCCAGAGTACCGGCAGCGAACAGGCCTACCTGCTGAACAGCGGTGCAGAAGCCTGCGAAGGTGCGATCAAGCTGGCGCGCAAGTGGGGCCAGCTGCACCGCAACGGCGCCTATCACATCATCACTGCCAGCCAGGCCTGCCACGGCCGCAGCCTGGGCGCGCTGTCAGCGTCCGACCCGCTGCCGTGCAACCGCTGCGAGCCCGGCCTGCCGGGCTTCAGCAAGGTGCCGTTCAACGACCTGGCCGCCCTGCATGCCGCCGTGGATTCACGCACAGTGGCCATCATGCTTGAGCCTATCCAGGGCGAGGCGGGTGTTATCCCCGCCACGCAGGAATACCTCAAGGGCGTGGAAACACTGTGCCGTGAACTGGGCATCCTGCTGATCCTCGATGAGGTACAGACCGGTATTGGCCGCTGTGGCGCACTGCTGGCCGAGGAGCTGTATGGCGTGCGTGCCGACATCATCACCTTGGGCAAGGGCCTGGGCGGCGGTGTGCCACTGGCGGCCTTGCTCGCCCGGGGCACGGCATGCTGCGCCGAACCTGGCGAACTGGAAGGTAGCCACCATGGCAATGCGCTGATGTGCGCCGCGGGCCTGGCGGTGCTGGACACCGTGCTTGAGCCTGGTTTCTTCGCCCATGTGCAGGATAACGGCCGCCACCTGCGTGAAGGCCTGAGCCGCCTGGCTGGGCGCTATGGCCAGGGTGAGGTGCGTGGGCAAGGCCTGTTGTGGGCACTGCAACTGAAAGAAAACCTGGCCAAAGAGCTGGTGGCAGCGGCACTGCACGAAGGCTTGCTGCTCAATGCACCGCAAGCGGATGTGGTGCGCTTTTCGCCAGCGCTGACCGTGAGCAAGGGCAACATCGATGAAATGTTGCTGCGGCTGGCCCGCGCCTTTGCTCGCCTGCATGCCCAGCAACAGGCCCGCCGCGAAGTGCCGGCGTAA